Proteins from a single region of Mucilaginibacter daejeonensis:
- the lpxD gene encoding UDP-3-O-(3-hydroxymyristoyl)glucosamine N-acyltransferase, with translation MRFTAQEISLLLNGTIEGDPTVVVSSLAKIEEASAGSLSFLANRRYEPFLYQTKASVVIVNKDLELTDTVTATLVRVADAYSAFSVLLEKYNTLKYNKKGIEQPCFIHPTVVPGEDAYVGAFAYLGTNVKLGHNCKIYPNSYVGDNVTLGNNVTLFAGVKIYADCVIGNNVTIHSGAVIGSDGFGFAPTADGTYKKVNQIGNVVIEDDVEIGANTTIDCATMGSTIIRKGVKLDNLIQIAHNVEVGSNTVIAAQTGVSGSTKIGENVIMGGQVGVVGHITIAKGSQIQAQTGINRSILEENKKWAGILLQPYKDFLRAQVVVQQLPEYKKRIEELEKTIAELRNDPETIR, from the coding sequence ATGCGATTTACTGCACAGGAGATAAGCTTGTTGCTGAACGGAACTATTGAGGGCGATCCAACGGTGGTCGTGAGTTCATTGGCGAAGATCGAGGAGGCATCGGCAGGTTCATTATCTTTCCTGGCCAATCGCAGATACGAGCCTTTTTTGTATCAAACAAAGGCCTCGGTAGTGATCGTTAACAAGGACCTTGAACTTACCGATACGGTGACCGCAACCTTGGTGCGTGTAGCCGACGCTTATAGCGCTTTCTCTGTACTCCTTGAAAAATATAACACCTTAAAATACAATAAAAAAGGCATCGAGCAGCCTTGTTTCATACACCCTACCGTGGTGCCTGGAGAAGATGCTTATGTGGGTGCTTTTGCGTACCTTGGCACCAACGTAAAGCTGGGCCATAATTGCAAGATATACCCTAACAGTTATGTTGGCGATAATGTAACTTTGGGCAATAATGTTACCCTTTTTGCAGGCGTAAAGATCTATGCTGATTGTGTGATCGGTAATAACGTGACCATACACTCTGGAGCGGTGATCGGGAGCGATGGTTTTGGCTTTGCACCTACTGCCGATGGTACCTATAAAAAAGTTAACCAGATCGGTAATGTGGTGATCGAGGATGATGTGGAGATCGGTGCTAACACCACGATAGACTGTGCCACGATGGGATCGACCATTATACGTAAAGGCGTAAAGCTCGATAACCTGATCCAGATCGCACACAACGTAGAGGTGGGTAGCAATACGGTCATCGCTGCGCAAACAGGTGTATCAGGCAGTACCAAGATCGGTGAGAACGTGATCATGGGTGGCCAGGTGGGTGTTGTTGGGCATATAACGATAGCAAAAGGATCACAGATCCAGGCGCAGACCGGCATAAACCGCAGCATACTGGAAGAGAATAAGAAATGGGCGGGCATATTACTGCAGCCTTATAAGGACTTTTTACGTGCTCAGGTGGTGGTACAGCAATTGCCCGAGTACAAAAAACGAATAGAAGAATTAGAAAAAACAATTGCTGAGCTGCGCAATGACCCGGAGACCATACGGTGA
- a CDS encoding HD domain-containing protein, translated as MNKKKIINDPVYGFISIATDLVFDLMEHPYFQRLRYIKQTGMAHLVYPGALHTRFHHALGAMHLMQLAVKTLCDKGHYITPHEEEAVMIAILLHDIGHGPFSHALEEHIVKGIDHEDISTLIMDKLNRRFDGKLTTAIQIFNDTYPKRFLHQLVSSQLDMDRLDYLNRDSFYTGVSEGVISSERIIKMLNVVDDAIVVEEKGIYSIEKFLVARRLMYWQVYLHKTVTSGEQMLGKALRRAREMALQGQQLFCTPALEHFLQASITKEEFISDERHLETFTCLDDADIMASVKVWTRHPDKVLSQLCERFIQRRLYHVDITNTPPDAARMEELRQRAVQRYGISYDESWYFVFTDVISNNAYKVDDTNISILRKGGAISDITTASDNANLEALAKTVEKYIFCYTKDLI; from the coding sequence TTGAATAAGAAAAAAATAATAAACGACCCGGTCTACGGCTTCATCAGCATAGCTACCGATCTGGTGTTCGATCTGATGGAGCACCCTTATTTTCAGCGTCTACGCTATATCAAACAAACGGGTATGGCACACCTGGTATACCCTGGCGCCCTGCACACCCGTTTTCACCATGCACTGGGTGCCATGCACCTAATGCAGCTGGCCGTCAAAACGCTGTGCGATAAGGGCCATTACATTACCCCGCACGAAGAAGAAGCAGTGATGATCGCCATCCTGCTGCATGACATCGGTCACGGTCCATTTTCGCATGCTTTGGAAGAGCACATCGTGAAGGGCATCGACCATGAGGACATCAGCACCCTGATCATGGATAAGCTGAACCGTCGGTTCGACGGCAAGCTCACCACCGCCATCCAAATATTTAATGATACTTATCCTAAAAGGTTCCTGCATCAACTCGTATCCAGTCAGTTGGATATGGACCGGCTGGACTACCTGAACCGCGATAGTTTTTACACCGGCGTATCAGAAGGGGTGATCAGCTCCGAGCGGATCATCAAGATGCTTAACGTGGTGGATGATGCCATAGTAGTAGAGGAAAAAGGTATCTACTCGATCGAAAAGTTCCTGGTGGCCCGCAGGCTGATGTACTGGCAGGTATACCTGCACAAGACCGTTACCTCGGGCGAGCAAATGCTGGGTAAGGCCCTGCGCCGTGCTCGTGAAATGGCGTTACAGGGTCAGCAATTATTTTGCACGCCGGCGCTCGAGCACTTTTTGCAGGCCAGCATAACTAAAGAAGAGTTCATCAGCGATGAGCGTCACCTCGAAACCTTCACCTGTTTGGATGATGCCGACATTATGGCCTCGGTAAAAGTGTGGACACGGCATCCTGATAAGGTATTGTCGCAATTATGTGAGCGTTTCATACAGCGCAGGCTCTATCATGTCGATATCACTAACACACCGCCAGATGCAGCGCGTATGGAGGAGCTACGCCAGCGTGCGGTACAACGCTACGGCATCAGCTATGATGAGTCATGGTACTTTGTGTTTACCGACGTGATCAGCAACAATGCTTACAAGGTAGATGATACCAATATCAGCATATTAAGGAAGGGCGGGGCCATAAGCGATATCACCACCGCAAGTGATAACGCCAACCTGGAAGCGCTGGCAAAAACTGTAGAAAAATATATATTTTGCTATACTAAAGACCTTATTTAG
- the porX gene encoding T9SS response regulator signal transducer PorX: MQDTTILWADDEIDLLKPHILFLKEKGYNVKTFTNGADALEAFKEDHFDLVFLDENMPGLTGLETLTRIKEVNTDVPIVLITKNEEEPMMEDAIGSKIDDYLIKPVNPKQVLLTIKKLTENKRLVNEKTTMAYQQDFRNLGMTLNDNLNFQEWVDVYKKLIYWELELGQLTDAGMHEILTLQKAEANVQFCKFIEKNYLNWIKNPDTAPTLSHQLFKKKVFNKLESDVPVFFILIDNLRYDQFKIINPIISEYFRLEEEDTYYSILPTATQYARNAIFAGLMPLDMEKRFPGMWQNDEDEGGKNLHEEAFLGDQIKRVLRKDCKFSYHKILNIDEGRSLNDSVNNLMNNELNVVVYNFVDMLSHARTDMQMIRELASDDAAYRSLTLSWFEHSPLLDLLKFLSTKQVKVVITTDHGTIRVKTPSKIIGDKNTNTNLRYKQGKNLNFNAKEVFHIRNPHDAMLPKLHVSSSFAFAKEDSYFVYPNNYNHFVNFYNETFQHGGISLEEMIIPVVTYGVK; encoded by the coding sequence ATGCAAGACACCACCATACTTTGGGCCGACGACGAGATAGATCTGCTGAAACCACATATACTGTTCCTGAAAGAGAAAGGCTACAATGTAAAGACCTTTACCAATGGTGCCGATGCGCTTGAGGCTTTTAAAGAAGATCATTTTGACCTGGTGTTCCTGGACGAGAATATGCCCGGCCTGACCGGCCTCGAGACCCTTACCAGGATCAAAGAGGTGAACACCGATGTGCCGATCGTACTGATCACCAAGAACGAGGAAGAACCCATGATGGAAGACGCCATCGGGTCGAAGATAGATGACTACCTGATCAAACCTGTTAACCCTAAACAGGTGTTGCTCACGATCAAAAAACTGACCGAGAACAAGCGCCTGGTGAACGAAAAGACCACCATGGCCTATCAACAGGATTTCCGTAACCTGGGCATGACCCTGAACGATAACCTGAACTTCCAGGAGTGGGTAGATGTATATAAAAAACTGATCTACTGGGAACTGGAACTGGGCCAACTGACCGATGCCGGTATGCACGAGATCCTGACCCTGCAAAAGGCGGAGGCCAACGTACAGTTCTGTAAATTTATCGAGAAGAATTACCTGAACTGGATCAAGAACCCCGATACCGCGCCTACGTTGTCGCACCAGTTGTTCAAGAAAAAGGTCTTCAATAAACTGGAAAGCGATGTGCCGGTATTCTTTATTTTGATCGATAACCTGCGGTATGACCAGTTCAAGATCATTAACCCGATCATTTCCGAATATTTCCGTTTAGAGGAAGAAGACACCTATTATAGTATACTACCTACGGCCACTCAATATGCCCGTAACGCCATATTTGCCGGCCTGATGCCGCTGGATATGGAAAAACGTTTCCCCGGCATGTGGCAAAATGATGAGGACGAAGGCGGCAAGAACCTGCACGAGGAAGCCTTTTTGGGCGACCAGATCAAACGGGTGTTACGCAAGGATTGCAAGTTCTCGTACCATAAGATATTGAACATTGATGAAGGCCGATCGCTGAATGACTCGGTGAACAACCTGATGAACAACGAGCTGAACGTGGTGGTATACAATTTTGTGGATATGCTATCGCACGCCCGTACCGACATGCAAATGATCCGCGAGCTTGCCAGCGACGATGCTGCTTATCGTTCATTGACCTTGTCATGGTTCGAGCACTCACCATTGCTTGACCTGTTGAAGTTCCTGTCAACCAAACAAGTGAAGGTGGTGATCACCACCGATCATGGTACCATCAGGGTTAAAACACCAAGCAAGATCATTGGCGATAAGAACACCAATACCAACCTTCGTTATAAACAAGGCAAGAACCTGAACTTTAACGCCAAGGAAGTGTTCCACATCCGCAACCCGCATGATGCCATGCTGCCTAAGCTGCATGTGAGCAGCAGCTTTGCCTTTGCCAAAGAGGACAGCTATTTTGTTTACCCGAACAACTACAACCACTTTGTCAATTTTTACAACGAGACCTTCCAGCATGGCGGCATCTCGTTAGAAGAAATGATCATTCCGGTGGTCACTTATGGCGTGAAGTAA
- the tsaE gene encoding tRNA (adenosine(37)-N6)-threonylcarbamoyltransferase complex ATPase subunit type 1 TsaE codes for MNGTHHITISSLANLPQAAQEIISFAGEQKIYLFYGHMGAGKTTFIKAICAQLGVADEVTSPTFAIVNEYNGSDGRIFHFDLYRLKDQTEALDMGYEEYFYSGDRCLIEWPEKIPDLLPPHYIKVSIEATGADSRKITFESI; via the coding sequence ATGAACGGTACGCACCATATCACCATATCATCCCTTGCCAATCTTCCTCAGGCGGCGCAGGAAATCATTAGTTTTGCCGGGGAGCAAAAGATATATCTTTTCTACGGCCACATGGGAGCGGGCAAGACCACTTTCATTAAGGCCATATGCGCCCAATTAGGCGTTGCCGATGAGGTGACCAGCCCTACCTTCGCCATTGTGAACGAATATAATGGAAGTGACGGGCGCATATTCCACTTTGACCTGTACCGCCTTAAAGACCAGACCGAAGCTTTGGATATGGGCTATGAGGAATACTTTTATTCGGGCGATCGCTGCCTAATCGAGTGGCCCGAAAAGATCCCCGACCTGCTGCCGCCGCATTATATTAAGGTGAGTATAGAGGCCACCGGTGCCGACAGCCGTAAAATTACCTTCGAAAGTATATGA